A single Fusobacterium hominis DNA region contains:
- a CDS encoding ACT domain-containing protein, which translates to MKCIITVLGTDKVGIIAKVCNYLAEVNINILDISQTIVGGYFNMMMIVDATNSTQPLEIFSDKLETIGKELGVTITVQHEDIFNCMHRI; encoded by the coding sequence ATGAAATGTATTATTACTGTTCTTGGAACAGACAAAGTAGGAATCATTGCTAAAGTTTGCAATTACCTAGCTGAAGTAAATATCAATATTCTTGATATTTCTCAAACAATTGTTGGAGGGTATTTCAATATGATGATGATAGTTGATGCTACAAATTCAACTCAACCACTTGAAATTTTTTCTGATAAATTAGAAACAATAGGTAAAGAACTTGGAGTTACTATCACAGTTCAACATGAAGACATTTTTAATTGTATGCATCGTATATAA
- a CDS encoding PFL family protein, whose protein sequence is MISRVEIEETNKMIAESNLDVRTITMGISLLDCADPDIDKFNEKIYKKITTYAKDLVKVGNDISKQFGIPVVNKRISVTPIAIAAAACKTNSYVSIAKTLDRAAKECGVNFIGGFSALVHKGYTNSDKILINSIPEAMKVTERVCSSVNVGTSRNGINMDAVKKMGEIIVETANLTKEIDGLGCAKLVIFCNAVEDNPFMAGAFHGVGEAECVINVGVSGPGVVKKALERARGVDFETLCEVVKKTAFKITRAGQIVAQEAARRLNVPFGIIDLSLAPTPAIGDSIAEIFQEMGLEQAGAPGTTAALAMLNDNVKKGGVMASSYVGGLSGAFIPVSEDHAMIEAAKCGALTLEKLEAMTCVCSVGLDMIPIPGSTSAATISGIIADEAAIGMINSKTTAVRIIPAIGKDVGDMVEFGGLLGYAPVMAVNKFKCEDFINRGGRIPAPIHSFKN, encoded by the coding sequence ATGATTTCTAGAGTTGAAATTGAAGAAACTAATAAAATGATTGCCGAATCAAATCTAGATGTGCGTACAATCACAATGGGTATAAGCCTTTTAGATTGTGCAGATCCTGATATAGATAAATTTAATGAAAAAATATATAAAAAAATAACAACTTATGCTAAAGATTTAGTAAAAGTTGGTAACGATATTTCTAAACAATTTGGGATACCTGTTGTAAATAAAAGAATATCAGTTACACCTATTGCAATTGCTGCAGCTGCATGTAAAACAAATTCATATGTAAGTATTGCTAAAACTTTAGATAGAGCTGCTAAAGAATGTGGAGTTAACTTTATAGGTGGATTCTCTGCTCTTGTACACAAAGGATATACCAATTCAGATAAAATTCTTATTAACTCTATTCCAGAAGCTATGAAAGTTACAGAAAGAGTTTGCTCATCTGTTAATGTGGGTACATCAAGAAATGGTATAAATATGGATGCTGTTAAAAAAATGGGTGAAATTATTGTAGAAACAGCAAATCTTACAAAGGAAATTGATGGTTTAGGTTGTGCTAAATTAGTTATCTTTTGTAATGCAGTAGAAGATAATCCATTTATGGCCGGTGCTTTTCATGGTGTTGGTGAAGCTGAGTGTGTAATCAATGTAGGTGTAAGTGGCCCAGGAGTTGTTAAAAAAGCTCTAGAAAGAGCAAGAGGTGTTGATTTTGAAACTCTTTGCGAAGTTGTTAAAAAAACAGCTTTTAAAATTACAAGAGCTGGACAAATAGTAGCCCAAGAAGCTGCAAGAAGATTAAACGTCCCTTTTGGAATTATAGACTTATCTTTAGCACCAACTCCTGCTATTGGAGATAGTATTGCTGAAATATTTCAAGAAATGGGACTTGAGCAAGCTGGAGCTCCGGGAACAACTGCTGCTCTTGCTATGTTAAATGACAATGTAAAAAAAGGTGGAGTTATGGCTTCTTCTTATGTTGGAGGACTAAGTGGAGCATTTATTCCAGTTAGTGAGGATCACGCTATGATTGAGGCTGCAAAATGTGGAGCTTTAACACTAGAAAAACTTGAAGCTATGACTTGTGTATGTTCTGTTGGACTTGATATGATACCTATTCCTGGTTCAACATCTGCAGCTACTATTTCTGGAATTATTGCTGATGAAGCTGCTATTGGAATGATAAATAGTAAAACTACTGCTGTTAGAATAATCCCAGCTATTGGAAAAGATGTAGGAGATATGGTTGAATTTGGTGGTCTATTAGGTTATGCACCTGTAATGGCTGTAAATAAATTTAAATGTGAAGATTTTATCAATAGAGGTGGAAGAATTCCTGCTCCTATTCATAGTTTTAAAAATTAG